From a single Bremerella cremea genomic region:
- a CDS encoding glycine--tRNA ligase, with the protein MEKLVSLCKRRGFMFQSSEIYGGVNGFWDYGPLGVELKRNIKDAWWRDMVTGHDDLAQLPGAPSAYEMTGLDCTIIMHPQVWKCSGHYDLFHDYMVDCRESKKRYRHDQIQGRWVEAKGKKIFATAGSDSESPEADIERQALKFFGMRSKNADELKWDGPLVSLTTVDDFEQVLGPDAKTLGTLTEPREFNLMFKTTLGALGGEADTAFLRPETAQGIFVNFKNVVDSSRVRVPFGIAQVGKSFRNEITPRNFTFRSREFEQMEIEFFCHPDSSSEWYTYWRERRFQWYQDMGLDKGKLILREHSPEELAHYSIGTADIEYAFPFLPEGEYGELEGIAHRGDFDLRSHMEGKLDPSTNPMTVELNADGKPKHRGSGKDLSYRDDISGERFVPHVIEPSAGADRAMLAFLCEAFTEDEAPDDKGNMQTRTVMKLHPRIAPIKAAIFPLVKKDGMPEMAQDIYRTLKKSWNVFYDEKGAVGRRYRRQDEAGTPFCITIDGESLQDQTVTIRHRDTLDQWRVKVDDLTEELRKQIG; encoded by the coding sequence ATGGAAAAGCTTGTCTCGTTGTGTAAGCGACGAGGTTTCATGTTTCAGTCTTCCGAAATCTATGGAGGAGTCAATGGATTTTGGGATTACGGCCCGCTGGGCGTTGAACTGAAACGGAATATCAAGGATGCCTGGTGGCGAGATATGGTCACCGGGCACGACGACCTGGCGCAGCTTCCCGGGGCACCGAGCGCGTATGAAATGACGGGGCTCGACTGCACGATCATCATGCACCCCCAGGTCTGGAAGTGCTCTGGCCACTACGATCTGTTCCACGATTACATGGTCGATTGCCGTGAGTCGAAGAAGCGATACCGGCACGATCAGATTCAAGGTCGTTGGGTGGAAGCCAAGGGCAAAAAGATCTTCGCTACGGCCGGTTCCGATTCCGAATCGCCGGAAGCGGACATCGAACGCCAGGCCCTCAAGTTCTTCGGCATGCGTTCCAAGAATGCAGACGAACTGAAGTGGGACGGGCCGCTCGTTTCGCTGACAACGGTTGACGACTTCGAGCAAGTCCTGGGCCCCGATGCCAAGACGCTGGGGACGTTGACCGAGCCACGCGAATTCAACTTGATGTTCAAGACGACCCTCGGTGCCCTTGGTGGCGAAGCTGACACGGCTTTCTTGCGTCCGGAAACGGCCCAGGGGATTTTTGTGAACTTCAAGAACGTGGTCGATAGCAGCCGCGTGCGGGTTCCGTTTGGGATTGCCCAGGTTGGTAAAAGCTTCCGCAACGAGATTACGCCTCGCAACTTCACCTTCCGCTCGCGCGAATTCGAGCAGATGGAGATTGAGTTCTTCTGTCATCCCGACTCGTCTTCGGAATGGTATACCTATTGGCGCGAACGTCGTTTCCAGTGGTACCAGGACATGGGGTTAGACAAGGGGAAGCTCATTTTGCGTGAGCATTCGCCTGAGGAGTTGGCCCACTATTCGATTGGTACCGCCGACATCGAATACGCCTTCCCGTTCCTGCCGGAAGGGGAATATGGCGAGTTGGAAGGGATTGCTCACCGAGGTGACTTCGACCTGCGTAGCCACATGGAAGGCAAGCTCGATCCATCCACCAACCCGATGACGGTTGAGTTGAATGCTGACGGGAAGCCGAAGCATCGTGGTAGTGGCAAAGACTTGTCCTACCGAGATGATATCTCCGGGGAACGTTTCGTGCCGCATGTGATCGAACCTTCTGCTGGTGCGGATCGGGCGATGCTGGCATTTTTGTGCGAAGCATTCACCGAAGACGAAGCTCCGGACGACAAGGGGAACATGCAAACGCGTACCGTGATGAAGCTGCACCCACGGATCGCCCCGATCAAAGCGGCCATCTTCCCCTTGGTGAAGAAGGACGGCATGCCGGAGATGGCGCAGGATATTTACCGTACGCTTAAGAAAAGCTGGAACGTCTTCTACGACGAAAAAGGGGCGGTCGGTCGTCGCTATCGTCGGCAAGACGAAGCGGGAACACCGTTCTGTATCACCATCGATGGCGAAAGTTTGCAGGACCAGACGGTCACCATTCGTCATCGCGACACGCTCGATCAGTGGCGTGTGAAAGTCGATGACTTGACGGAAGAATTGCGCAA